Proteins from a single region of Chryseobacterium sp. T16E-39:
- a CDS encoding homoserine kinase has product MKNIKIKIPATVANIVCGFDILGMAINEPYDEMEIRLSETPDIIIRHTDEFRLPEEAAKNVAGIVLIKIQEHLNLKNGFEVIIHKHIKPGSGLGSSAASAAGAAFAANILLGNLLSKEELVYFAMFGEELASGVKHADNIAPCIYGGITLVKSSDPVDIISLNTPDVYVVAVHPQVEVKTSDARQILRKNIELKDAIIQWGNIAGLVAGIEKNDLPLIGRSLNDVIVEPVRSILIPEFDTIKRKSLEFGALGGGISGSGPSIFMLTANKGTAQEIAEMMKSVYDDIGIDSLVYVSDINSTGVIITEQNH; this is encoded by the coding sequence ATGAAAAATATAAAAATTAAAATTCCGGCAACTGTTGCCAATATCGTTTGTGGTTTTGACATTTTAGGTATGGCCATCAATGAGCCCTATGATGAAATGGAGATAAGATTATCAGAAACACCTGATATTATTATTCGCCACACAGACGAATTTCGTCTTCCGGAAGAAGCTGCCAAAAATGTAGCAGGAATTGTATTAATAAAAATACAAGAGCATCTGAATTTGAAAAATGGATTTGAAGTCATTATCCATAAACACATCAAACCTGGCAGTGGTCTTGGTTCAAGTGCTGCCAGTGCTGCAGGAGCTGCTTTTGCTGCTAATATTCTATTGGGAAACCTATTATCAAAAGAAGAATTGGTTTATTTTGCAATGTTTGGTGAAGAGCTTGCTTCAGGAGTGAAACATGCTGATAATATCGCTCCCTGCATTTATGGAGGTATAACTCTGGTCAAATCTTCAGATCCTGTAGATATTATTTCTTTAAATACTCCAGATGTGTATGTTGTAGCAGTCCATCCCCAGGTCGAAGTTAAAACTTCTGATGCCAGGCAAATTCTCAGAAAAAATATTGAACTGAAAGATGCGATAATACAATGGGGAAATATTGCAGGATTAGTGGCAGGTATAGAAAAAAATGATTTGCCCCTGATCGGGAGAAGCCTGAATGATGTTATTGTGGAACCTGTTAGGAGCATTCTGATCCCGGAGTTTGATACAATCAAAAGAAAAAGTCTGGAATTTGGAGCATTGGGAGGCGGTATCTCAGGATCCGGTCCATCTATTTTCATGCTTACAGCAAATAAAGGAACAGCACAGGAAATTGCCGAGATGATGAAATCCGTTTAT